In Serinus canaria isolate serCan28SL12 chromosome 4, serCan2020, whole genome shotgun sequence, the sequence TGGGTTTTCCATAGACTGTTTTGATGTAAGTACTGTGGATTTTCATTCACAGTACAATCTAAGCATACGTTTGCTGGGAAAGTTAAATGCAGTTTGAATCTTATTTTGGCCATGTAGGTGTTTTTTGGAGTCCCAGCTGCCACGTTTTTAATGACTGTTGGTTTGCAGTTTGGGGACAGTCTGAGAAGAGGAACCGGGTGTGCACAGCCCAGTGGAGCCTGTTCCCTGCGTGCTGCTGAGTTTCAGGGTATCCTGAAGCTTGCACAGTTTAGACTTCTCAGTTTCTTACTTTGAAGTTTAACTGTGCACATTCCCAAGCTTCTTGATTTACCTTGCAAGACCAAATTGACTTGCTGTCAGATGGTCTGTTTTGCTGGATTACTGTGTATGGCCATTTCTACCAAAATACCTTTTTGTTTAATGGTTTAAATAGGCATTTCTGTCCCAGAATGTGACTGCACCAGCCAGGGGGTGATACTTTAAGGAAGATTACCAGACAATGCTTTCTGCTCTCAGTAGATGGAAACACGTGCAAGGATTAGCAGTCATAGGTGTTTGGGGATGGGCTTTTCCAAGGGAGTTCAAATTCAGTAACAGCTGGGTTCTGAACTTGGACTTCCTTAAAATATCCAGCCACAAATACTAAACTTTGTAGTTTGAATGTAAGCACCATAGTTCTGGGAGCCTGGAGCAACTAAGGATGTCCTGCTTGTCAACTGTTTCTCTTCTTAAGATGCAAGCTAGTGCGTAAACGTCTAATTACTTGTTTAATTATGTAAGTAGAAATTGCAAGGGCTGCATATTTCTTGAGAGGTATGAAACTGTTCCTCTAAATCAATTGCACTCCCAGTTGTTTTAGAGCTGAGTCCTGCTACAAAGTAGCAGGTGCAAAGTTGACTCAGCTGGTGCCAACCTTGGCcctttgaacacttccattCATGAGCCTTTCTCTGTGGCCTGGAGAGGCCTGTGTATACCCTGGACAGGCAGCCAAATGCCAAACCCCTCTCTctcacctccagctgctgcatggCAATTGATGAACTGTATTTCCTTCAGAATACCTTcaagttctttttttattactaaATTATCTTCAAGATACTTTGGAAGTTCAGATAGAAGAGACCACTGTGTTTTACAGTGAATGGGATTTGATTTTCAGGTTAAGGTGATCTGTAACAATACTTAATAATAGGTAGATGCTTCTTTCACTTATTTGAGACAGAGCCTGACTTGCCACACTTCACAGACTTGCCTGTTTGCCTGCTTGAACACTGTCACTTGTTGTGTTTGTAGCATAGGGGATGTGAATTTACTTCCCAGCAGAGAATTGAGTGCTTCATGTTATTTGTTCAATCATACCTGCTTAAATGTTGCTTAAAGCAGGCTTTTTTGGCTACCTGCCTTGTCTAACTTGCCCAAGAACAAAAATATGCAATGTGGTTTAATGTCCTGTATAATTAGTCTCATTATAGAAGTAACACCAAGAGAAACCTGGTCATAAACTTGAAAGCATGTTTGGGCAGAAGAATTTTCAGTATTGAGAATCTGCCAATACCATGAATTAATTActatatagatataaaaatacatattgtATAGAGAAGGAAATGAGCCTGTCTGAAGCAGACTTACTGGTCAAGTGAACATACAGCTTGCAGTGTGAAATACAAGGTTTGAGCAATTAAATGTTAGTGCAGTGTAATATCAAGTAGTACTAAATACTTGAGCTTTTTTGTGGTAATTATCCCCATTTCACATCCCCCACATCTATTAAAATGCTGACAGTTTACTGTCCTAGGGAACTGTGGTTTAGAATTTCAGACAGTCTAATGCCTTTTCATAAATCATAGCTAGGACAGTTAATGACTTGGACAGTTTTATGACGATAACTACTGTTTGCAAACCAGTTAATTCAGGGTTCAAAAAATTCCATTGTATTCTATCTTAGAGCTATGGTTATGGTTGCTTTTAGGGGAATGTAAGTTGAAAAATGTTTAATCTAAGCAGTTTAGCCATAACAGCTGTATTGGATGATGTTTTTTAattagaacaagaaaaaaaagtgaaaggagATGCTCCACAATTGTAAGGTCTTATCTCTTGTCTACTTTtagtgaaaatacaaaatagcTTTCTTGGAGATACAAAGGCAATTTTTGTAGTcctctccttcagctgcagccactgttgctgtggtttggatgtgctgctgtttgcactgTGCAGGGAGTTGCCATGTGCCTCGTTCTCCATGCTGCTCTTGCAAGCATTTGGTTTATGGTTTTGGCACTTAAAAAGCTTCATAGTGAAATACCCAAGATACAAGTGGCTGATGTTAACTACTACAAATAAAGGGTAATTTTATATgtcaaaaccagcatttctgCACTGAAGATTTGCTGTTACCAAATCTCAGAAACTTTTCATGATTTCCAAAGGTCATGGTTGGGCCAAAAAGAACCAGGTTCTTCATTTATAATTAGAGGTGTTAAAGAAGCCTAAAACACAGATTAATCTTGCTCCATGCTGTACTGATCAGGAGGGACAGTTGTATGATTTGGAAGAGAGGCTGGGACAACCaagtgaaggaaaaattaatatttggagggaaaaaataaattaatggcTATCCTATATGAATAAAGAAGTAAAAAGACTGCTTCTGGCTGTCAAGTATAGCATTCCATATGCACTATCCTTAAAACTGTTAAGTTTTACAGGTAGAATTGAGCAGACTTCACAGAGACATAAATACTGCATCTTTTCATTTCCCTGGCTTGatttttccctgaaatgctGTTGGACCATTtgtttcctgttgttttttttttttttttcctcaaggttTGTGGTCTAAAGTTGTGGAATTGTGGAGAAAAGTGCTtcaagaagggaaaggaaacacaGTAGTAGTGTACAAAAACTCTGAAGTATGCATTTCAGGTATCTCTGAAGTGGACGAGAAGTTGAAATAGATTTGTGTGTTTGCTACTGGAAGAACACATGTTGCAGTTacaaattttcttcaaagtttAGAATGAATTCAGTGAGAATACTCTTCAGTTGAGCAGCAGTTAAGTTTGGTTAGTCAGTGGCTAAATGGCCAAATTAAGGAATTTGGGACAAATCATGGAAAAGACAACTTCCTtcaaaaaaagcagagcagttgTAAAAAATATGATTCAGTCTGCAGAGGGATAGGACTGTGCAAAATACTTGCTGCACACATTTCAGTCACAAGTATTTAGACAAGCTTTGGTTTATGGGGCATCTCATAATTTCAAATTAACAGTTCTTTAGCTGGTGTTTTTCCTGAAGTCAAGAAAAACTGGTCAGTTTCTCGCACCATCATGATACTGGGAGCTCACTGGTTGTGTAGTAGTTCTTCTTTGGATGGCAGGGATATAAGTCAGGCTTGTGATCTGCAAGGAAGCATTGCAGCCTCCAGCTTTGTGGAGGCCAGAGTTACCTTTATGGTAACAACTTTTAACTGCTAATGCAAGTTTCAAAAGGTGTTTCTTTGCCTTTATAACATTAGTCCTCTCATAAATCTGAATTGCAAACTGCCTGAAGGGGAACTGAtgtgtctgttttctttgaCAAAGGCGTGGTTtgctatttgctttttttctgaagtgctttGCATCATCTGAAGTTCTGCATGCTGACATTTAAAGATAAGGCAATGATAGGCAGCAAATTCTTCTGGCTAACTGGAGGCAAATGAATAGCTCTGGCCTTGCAAATAAGGAATTTGATGCTTCTTCCTCTTGGTTATAAATGAAGTGGATCATTTGAAGCATTTTGCTGCAGTTACCTCAACTGATCCATGCAAGTTGCTTGTCTCTCAGCTATGACTTTACTCTGCTGTAGAAGGTCAGCTCCATCTGCACGTGGCTGGCTGTGTAATGCCTCCATTTGGCCTGCTGCCTGGCTCTTGGCATTGTAATATAATGTCCCCTAACAATGGTGTTACCTCTTCTCCAAAAATGTGGCAATGCAGAGTATGTATATTCAATAACATTGTGCCACTGCAATGTGGTAATAGTGTGaaagctaatttatttttttccctttccctaaGGGAGCAGTTGTAAGAGAAGTTTCTGAAACTAATAAAGATAGGGGAGCAAAATTTTCTTctagtgctgctgcagaaagtaGCAAAAACTGTGAAATCTGCTTGAGTTGCAGAGAATGTTCTGGTAGGTTTCAGTTGAGCCTCTGTTGCATCACTGCCAGTCAGAGAGTGAAGAGCATGGCCTAAATCTGTCCAGATCAGCACATCTTTTGCACAGACCCAGCATAGTTAAGCTTGCTGTTAACCCTAATTCAGGTAGACACACATGTAGATTGATTTCCATGCAGTACAGCTCACTCTCTTAACACTTTCTAGTTCCACTGCAGGTTCCAAGTGATGGTAGCAGGGCCAAGACTCTTTACAGTTCCCGTAAAAGACAGTGCAAATATCATCCATCAAGTTACCACATGCTTTTAATTAGCTATAGCAAAGGAGAGTAAGACACGTGTTACTTGAGGCActctgctggggcaggctgCTTTCCCTTCAGCTGACCCATTACTACTTTGGGAATCAGTCCCTGAGGATactgtaatttatttatcttAAGATTCAAACACTGTTGTGATGAGAATTTCCTGTACTGCCTGTACAAAAATCCTTGCCTCTTCCCATGCTTTTACATAGAGTTTATATTTACACTGTTTGGGCAGTGTGCCAGTCTGCTGTGAAGTGCATGCATGCATGACTTCTACTGCCTTTGAGGATCAAGTTAACATTTTAGTTGATTTTTCTCTTAAGCAGCCACTCATCtgactaatttattttaaaccataGCACTAGAGTCTGTATAGAACTGGTTTTGCACAAGGTCAGTGACCAAACGCTTGGGTTAGAGATGCTGTTTCACCTTGCTTCCAGGCTTTGGGTGCAGCTGGAACTGCACAAGGCGTTTGCTGCAGTCATATTAACAGTAGGAGGATGACTCCTCCTATTCAGGCCTGGCTGGCTGGACTTGGGCATGCTAAATTTCAAACTCAAAAATGCAAGTTGCTAACTTTTGCCTTTCAAGCAGTTGCAAATATGGGGAGACAAACCTAGGCAGCTTTCTTAGCAGACCTGTGACAATGCAGATGTAAAGAGAATTGCAgagcatttctcttttcttaatACTCTGCACTTTTTGCCTAAAACCATTCTCTGTCTTGCATATTTAAATATCTCAGGCATAAACACATGAGAGTACCTTTCAGATTGGCAGATCTGTATCAGGTCCATGTCAAGCTAGAATTGCTTCTCTTTTGTATATCTGAATATGGGTGTCATTAAACATACAGTTTTCGGAAAAATAGGACTTTGAAATTTAGCTAAGTGTTTTAAACATCAAAAAGTGAAATACTCTGACAAATATTCTACTGAATGGGATCAAATAAGGTAAAGTAgcaaatgcaattaattttttgatTGGAGCTCTTCAGTGTCTCTCATGAGAcattcttccttccatgtcaTATCAATCTGTCACACTTGTGCTTTTTATGTGGGCTCCTGGCTTAGCTGGGTTAAATTAATTCTCAGCCTAAGAAACGtggaattttatatttttgtgaagATCTTTTCATGTGTCCTTGGAGGCACACATTTAATGGATAAATCATATTTGTCTTTGCATATAACCATGTTGCTGTGTAATGTGTTCACTGTTTTTAATACCTGTAAATGAAGCTGTGACTTTTGTATTGAACTTGATCcagttcctttctttttcttttcttcttttcttttggcatCTTCAGTAACCACTTCTGCAGCTTGTGAGAAATTGGAAAGAGACAGGAATGAACTGCAAGTTGCTTATGAAGGGTATTTGCAGAAGTTAAACCAGAAACATAATGATGACTTAGCTGAGGTGGAGGAGAAGCTTAAACAGTTTTACACTGCAGAATGTGAGAAACTCCGAAGTATCTGCATTGAGGAAGCTGAAAAGTACAAAGCCCAACTCCAGGAGCAGGTTTGTAACACTCAAAGTAGAAAAGTTCTCTAGCAACTGCTTTCTGCTACAAATGAGCCTTCAGAGAATCCTGGGTTTTGCTAATAACAGTTATTTAATGTGAAATTCCACTTAATTGGAGCAATAAAAAATACTACCACACTAAGCTGTACAGATCTTAGGCTTATCTTTAAACGTGGTGGAGATTAGTTGTGTTCTGCCAGTTTAAGCTATTTCTAGAGCTTCATGGGATATTTGAGTCAGCTTGAGTTTTAAGATTTCTAGAAACACACTTGCCCTCTGACCTTGCTTTGCAACTCCATGTGTGTGCGAGATGCACACATTTTCCTGTTGGTAATGGTAAATTGTAAGGCATCATTCTCATTTATTTAGTCTTGTACATGGCTTAGCTTCTACTTTAGAGTCCTGCTAGACCATTTTAAATGTACTTGGCATAGTGCATGAAGCCATTGAAACAATGCTTTAAACAAGGGTTAAGTTGATGCATGTAAGGGGAGAAAAAATCATGTTGTCATATTGCAGGTGGACAATTTAAATACCACACATGAAAGCTTTAAGCTGGAACTTGAAAACAGACACTCAGAAAAAGTAGAGGAGCTGAAAAAGGAATATGAATCCTCTTTTTCAGGCaagtattttgtatttaagTATGTATGCTATAGTACTGCTAGTCACGAACAAAAGTATTGGTTTTTATCATTGTGTCCACTTCACTGTTCTTTGTTCAATGTTTAAAAACATTGGTTGAATTCCTTCCATTGGAACTGACAATTTTACATACAGCAAAAACCATGATCCCATTGTAGTTGAATGAAACTTTATAAATAATTTGAGTGAAAGTGACTTTTTCTTGCAGTAGAAGACACCTGAATTGCCCTCAAAATCTCAAGTGACTGAATAATTCCTCCCACCCCCTAGTTCTGTAAGCAGCAcctcaaaactgaaaatgagGATGAGTAGGGTTGTGTGCCTTCCATAACAACATGGATATGTTAAGAAATATTATACACTGTGTACTGTCCACTGTGGCAGAGGTATTTTTCAGGGAGGGCGTGGTGACGGGCTCAGGTTTAAATGACATTGCATTTCATTGATTTAAGGGATGAATATTTCCATACTCCTTCCTTAAGTTTTCAGTGATACTTTTTTGTCTGGAAGACTGTTCATGCTTCTATTGCTGTCAAAGAGCAAACTCCTCTGCATGGCATCCAaagtaggaaaagaaatgtttttgtagAAGTTTGTGGAAGACacaatttcaatttttattggGATGTTTCCTTCCATAAACTCAACTTTTGTCAGATGTGACCTGTGCTTAGTAAGTCCATTTGTTGCATGCAGATAAATGCTCCCAAAACTGACAGGCTGTCTGCTAATGAAATGGATATGTGAGGGGACAATCAGCAAATCTGAAGTGGGAATAAATCTGATACTTCATAAATGCTTTGCATCACTTAATGACAAATGTTCTGTGTTTCCATCAACTGTATCTATGCATATATTTGTAGGCTGGCTCTTCAggctgtttcttttcaaaaagaattttcatgTCTTATGTGGTattaaaaatctgcaaaaatgATTTGTTTTAGAGCTCAAGAGTACCCATGAATCTGAAAGGAAGTCGCTTGAAGATTCCTTTAAAGAGAAGCAGGAGTTGCTGGAGGTTTGTTAAGGGCTGGGTTCATTGCAACAGTTTAAAACTTGAAAAGCAGTTTAGATACGTGCACTGAATTCTTGGCCTAATGATAcaatatatttacatttcagaaaaaaatcgATGAACTaaaaagtgaaaacaactcTCTGAGTGAGAAGCTGAAATTAGAAGAGCAAAAACAAATAGCCAAAGAAAAAGCCAATCTTGTAAGTCTTGATCTTCCACAGTAATGTGGATAAATAGATCTTGCCTGGGTTTATTTTATTGCATAATGCACACAATTTGCAATGAAGCCTGATAGGGGTCCCATACATAATATTTTTTGGTAAATGGTTCATCTGCCAGAAGTTTTTCCCAAGTACTGTGATGCTGTGTATTAACTTTACCGTTATAATTCTATAAAGCTGTTGGATATCTAAGTCGGGGTGTAAATAATAGCCTAAGCTAAACTGAAGACCCATGTGTGTACAGGAGTTGCACACATAGCATTTTTCTGGACAGTCAGTAAGTGTTTTACCAGTGCTATGATCAGTGTGGGCTTACCTCACTTCTGCAAAGCTCATTTCTAATGCATTTATTCAAACATTGATTCTTACTTCTTGCTGATTTATCCTTcaaaatagcttttattttgtcCTGCCTTTCCTCCCAAGGCTGCTGTTGCCTCTGATGCTCCGGGGATAGCAATGTGTTCtgagagagggtttttttatgcACTGGGTGGCAGGGGGTTAGACACATGTTTAAACATGTTTATCTTTCTGGTTACCCAGAAGAAAGTGGAATACCAGTAGTATTGTTTATTCCACAAAGAAAAATTCCACGCTTAAAGACTCACTTAGGATGCCTCTAGTGGAAGTTGCCCTAGTTTTcactggaatttgttttgtattgttttcttATTGCTTATTCTAGTGGCGGGACAGAGCTGCCACAAGAAGAATCTGCAACCACAATATgttgctgtggcagcaggagttTGAGCTGTAATTCCACAGGCATTCTCAGATGTTGCCTAAATAAAAGGAGCAATAGTCAAGTGCCTTTACATAGCTGCAAatgtgctttgtgctttcctgGCAGCATAAGATGCATGATAAGCTTGAGACTTCTCTTTGGAGAAGCACCAGTTTGACTCAGCATACTCTTCTGTACTAAGCACAAATTCTGCACTATCGGAATTCCCAATAGCCCTTTGAAGAGAGAGATGGATTTTCACCTCTCCGGTATCATTTAGATAGTGTTACTTGATATTTCCAGGTTTTTTGCTAAAATATTATGTAGGCCTTTCAGTCTTTctatttgggttttatttgccTGTGTGTTCTCCTGAGTAGCTAATATGGGGGCTCAGACTTaactttaaaaacacattttaagaCCATTGGActtgagggaaagaaaataaagtgaataTTGAACATACTGTAACATTTAAACTTTTCAGGATTGCTTTTCTTGTTAGCTGCTAGATTCCATGTTAAAgtcacaaaacagaaacagatcGTCTGCTGCCTTCACTGAGGCAGCACAGCATGCTTCACCCTGGCACAGACTTCTCAGAAGAAGTTAAACAAGAACCACTACTGCAACAGGCCTTAAAAACAAGCAGGAGAATGAACTGTGTAGGTGATGGAGCCCCTATTACTTGTGTAGGTGATGGAGCCCCTGGACTTGACATGTGCTGGCCCTGTGCTTCTGGGACCACATCTCACAAGACTGCAGGCATTGCCCTCCTGTCCGAGGTTTCTGGTGTGGCAGTGAAGCTGTTACTCAGTGCAGTGCACCTGTGTTCTTACCCAAATGCGCTAAAACaagttttgtttgattttgaaGATAAACTTTGTTACACAACATGTTTAATCATTGATTGAGGTCAGCTCATGTTCCATTCTCATTATCTGGAAATGGACTCAgacttgctttattttcccttttttttggcTGTGACTGCCTTGAAATGCAGACAATCTGTTTTACTCTGCAGTGTTTGAATAGTTTCTTACTCTGGAAAACAGGTCCTTGAGGCAACCACATCTGACCCTActtcagcctcctcctgctctcccttccaCCTCCcagaaaacaatacaaaaaggaaaaataaaaaagtcctAGCTTGCTATATTATAGATAAGTAACAGATGTGCACTAGTGGAAGATTTTAACATATAATTGCATTTTCAGGCTTCAGAAGAATGTAAAGCTGAAAACTTTCCATTTCTGCTTATGAGCCAGCTACTTTCAGACTCAAACCAGGGAAAATAAGCTACAGCCAAGTTCAGAACTTAAACTTCTCGTGCTTTTTTGAACTATTCCAGTGCCTGAAAACTCTTCAAATGTTTACTCTAATTATCTCTTGGGATGGGTTATGAgtaatatgaaataaattttggaACTCCTAGCCTTAAGGCCTTTGGGCACTCCTGCAAAACAAGTTTTGCTGTGACAGCATTCATGCCTTCCTTTGATTCACAGGGGTTTTTCATGTCTGTGCATTAAGTGTTTTCTGAACAACTTCTGATGAAGCAACTGCAACTGTCCACCTACCCTGAaggacaaacaaaaaacaaggagaaagtGATATCAGATCTTGTTACTTATTCTAGTGTTTGACTTGATTTCACTTAGAACAAGTAACTCGTTCCCGtaattatttccttgttttttctaAATGACAGAGAAACATCTAAATTATTCCTGAAATTCAGGGTACTAAGCAAACTCTCTGGCAATCTTTCAGAAAAACCCACAGATTATGTACctggaacaggagctggaaagtTTGAAAGCAGTGCTGGAGATCAAGAATGAGAAACTCCATCAGCAGGATATAAAGCTAATGAAGATGGAAAAGCTGGTGAGCATTCCTTGGGGTctggcaggctggggctgtgtctcTTGACTTGTGTTCCTATAATGAACTTGGGCTGGATGGACTTACATGCAAGAATTAAtagtttttgtttaaaaggaaacaggaaTTCATGATGGGACATTTTCACATTGCAGGTACAGCTTTGGGATATATGTcaagaggcaaaaaaaagacCCAATGCTCTAAATGACCTTTTAACATCTTAAGACAACTCCTGGTTTGCATAAAGTATTGCTATGTTAGTACAGATTATCTGGGAGCCTCTTCCCCTAAAGTCCTTACCTGCTTCATTGCTCAAGTGGTATGGAAGATAGATTGCAGTGTCAGGAAAACATTAGGAAGGAAATGATCATAATTTAACAAGGGATCAAATATGAAATGGAGTAAGTCTTGATTAACTTAGGCCAATCATTTTAGCTGTTAGGCTGCTTGTTAGCTGCGTGACTGTCTCCCTGACCTGTGTGTAAATCCCCATGAAAAGTCAGTTTCAGAGGCAGGACTTGTAATCACTTAGCTTGC encodes:
- the MTUS1 gene encoding microtubule-associated tumor suppressor 1 isoform X4, whose product is MGCSSSKLCLYSQCAAARREEALKQRKALSQELVNLRGELVTTSAACEKLERDRNELQVAYEGYLQKLNQKHNDDLAEVEEKLKQFYTAECEKLRSICIEEAEKYKAQLQEQVDNLNTTHESFKLELENRHSEKVEELKKEYESSFSELKSTHESERKSLEDSFKEKQELLEKKIDELKSENNSLSEKLKLEEQKQIAKEKANLKNPQIMYLEQELESLKAVLEIKNEKLHQQDIKLMKMEKLVENNTILMDKLKKVQQENEELKARMDKHMELSRQLSTEQAVLQESLEKESKVNKRLSMENEELLWKLHNGDLCSPRKLSPSSSSVPLQSPRNSGNFSSPAVSPR